AGCAGCCCGATGTCCGCCAGCAGGGCGGCGGTTGCACCCAGCTCGGCGCTGGAATCGGGCAGCAGCTTGGCTGCCAGCCGCGAGGCCAGCAACGCGCGCTGCTGCAGCGAATTGCGTTCGGCACCGGACAACGCCGAGGCGGAGAACACTTCGCTGGCCAGCACCAGGTCGCGCAGGGTCGACAGGCCCAGCCGCGTTACCGCGGTGCGCAGGTCGGAAATGGTGCGGCCGCTGTTGAAGAACGCCGAGTTGGACAACTGCAGCACCTTCGCCGCAATCGCCGGGTCGGCCGACACCAGCTTGGAGACATCGGCGGTGTTGGTGTCGTCGTCGTGTTCCAGCGCCTGGGTCAGGCTCAGGTACAGGTGCGGCGGTGAAGGCAGCTTTTCGATGCGACCGATCGCGCTGCGCAGATGCGCGCTGTCGAGCAGTTCGCGCAGTTCTTCCAGGCTGGTCAGTGCTTCCAGCAGCACTTCCGGGGCCAGCGGCATCGGCAGGAAGCGGTGGGCCACCCCGATCAGGCGCGCCGGCGGTGGGCGGTTGTTGTGGTCGGCATCTACCAGCGCGATCCGGATCGTTTCCGGGCGCAGGGTACGGATCTGCCCCAGCAGCGTGGTGGCCGTGAGATCGGGCAGGGTAGGGCAGGCAATGACCGCGTCCACCGGACCGGCGGCGACGATGCTCATGGCCGACTGGCCATCGGAGGCCGTCAGCGGTTGCCACTCTTCCCCAAGATCGGCAATGAAATCCATCAGTTCAGCCGACAGGCTGGCCTGGTCCCCAACAAGCAGAATGCGCACGACAAGTCCCCTGGCTGACCACGGTGAAACGCACCGTGGACGGTGTGAAGACGCAATGTACCCAATCCGGCACAAATAGTGATGTGCCGCAGTCAAAAAACGTGATGTCCATCGCTTCGGCGGCCAGCGCCGAAGCGATGCGGTTCAGCCTCAGCCGTTGTTGCTGAGGTAGC
This is a stretch of genomic DNA from Stenotrophomonas rhizophila. It encodes these proteins:
- a CDS encoding HDOD domain-containing protein, translated to MRILLVGDQASLSAELMDFIADLGEEWQPLTASDGQSAMSIVAAGPVDAVIACPTLPDLTATTLLGQIRTLRPETIRIALVDADHNNRPPPARLIGVAHRFLPMPLAPEVLLEALTSLEELRELLDSAHLRSAIGRIEKLPSPPHLYLSLTQALEHDDDTNTADVSKLVSADPAIAAKVLQLSNSAFFNSGRTISDLRTAVTRLGLSTLRDLVLASEVFSASALSGAERNSLQQRALLASRLAAKLLPDSSAELGATAALLADIGLLLPGVRNERGAPADATDERPGHAEAGAYLLGLWGLPMPIIEAVAFHLQPQKSNTRSFWVTGAVHVALALINGDPVDEEYLQRAGVLHKLPQWRDHANGLMGLVAAEA